A genomic region of Synechococcus sp. NOUM97013 contains the following coding sequences:
- a CDS encoding glycosyltransferase family 39 protein has product MAQKLPWRLLLILWVTAALLSCIGLGDLPLRDFDEATVARVALEFHQGRGEAFLLPTLWDEPYLNKAPGLHLIIATLIGLTSQQALPSEWTIRIAPALLSSLIVPLGGLLQWQLRPGDRDSCLATSAILLTLLPIARHGRLAMLDGTQLTVMAVLWIGLLRLHRARHPAGIGLMTGLAASGMLLLKAPLLIPTAAAGLAAIALGREWRHWRWISAAPTLLIGILPGIAWHLWHGWQRGTSALWLWGGDGAGRVLLDAGEGSDLGWRVPLIELLEGGWPWLLLFPIALFGAWRIRQSRWGYWSLGTMAVLAAAILPLRTQLPWYSHPLWLPFALLCAPLLAWVVNRMPWPSGTVPMRRILALIPALWAGLGGLLLIAGMVSLTPAADALSDYRSPALTLGAGWCIGGILLMHDTQNRRRVGALCLVIGNVAALALVFHSPLWLWELNESWPVRPVAEITASADGSPIRLKGFNERPSLNWYAEQRIRREQSDNGKALRLSDQPQPDCQLLAETGDWTLSDCDKMTKKGE; this is encoded by the coding sequence ATGGCCCAAAAGCTCCCCTGGCGCCTGCTGCTGATTCTTTGGGTCACGGCAGCACTGCTTTCCTGCATTGGCCTTGGCGACTTGCCGCTGAGAGATTTTGATGAAGCCACCGTCGCCCGCGTGGCGCTGGAATTCCATCAGGGCAGAGGCGAAGCCTTTTTGCTTCCAACCCTCTGGGATGAGCCATACCTCAACAAGGCACCAGGGCTGCACCTGATCATCGCAACACTGATTGGCCTCACCTCCCAACAGGCACTTCCCTCGGAATGGACAATCCGCATCGCGCCTGCGTTGCTTTCAAGCCTGATCGTGCCGCTGGGGGGATTGCTGCAGTGGCAGCTGCGTCCAGGCGACCGTGACAGCTGCCTTGCCACCAGCGCCATCCTGCTCACGCTGCTGCCGATCGCCCGCCATGGACGACTGGCGATGCTGGACGGCACGCAGCTGACCGTGATGGCTGTGCTGTGGATCGGCTTGTTGCGCCTGCATCGGGCACGCCATCCGGCAGGAATCGGCTTAATGACAGGACTTGCAGCCAGCGGCATGCTCCTGCTGAAGGCCCCACTACTGATACCGACCGCTGCCGCCGGCCTGGCCGCCATAGCACTGGGCCGGGAATGGCGGCATTGGCGATGGATCTCCGCAGCTCCAACACTGCTGATCGGCATCCTTCCCGGCATCGCCTGGCACCTCTGGCATGGCTGGCAGCGGGGAACCTCTGCGCTTTGGCTCTGGGGAGGCGACGGCGCCGGTCGTGTGCTGCTGGACGCCGGAGAAGGCAGCGACCTTGGCTGGCGCGTGCCCCTGATCGAGCTCCTGGAAGGCGGATGGCCCTGGCTCCTGCTCTTCCCCATCGCCCTCTTTGGGGCTTGGCGCATACGCCAATCGCGCTGGGGCTATTGGAGCCTGGGCACCATGGCGGTTCTTGCAGCAGCAATCCTGCCGCTGCGCACCCAGCTTCCCTGGTACAGCCATCCCCTCTGGCTTCCGTTCGCACTGCTATGCGCACCACTGCTGGCATGGGTGGTCAACCGGATGCCCTGGCCATCAGGCACCGTGCCGATGCGCAGGATCCTGGCTCTGATACCTGCACTCTGGGCAGGCCTTGGGGGGCTTCTGCTGATCGCCGGGATGGTCAGCCTGACGCCGGCCGCAGATGCCTTGAGTGATTACCGGTCGCCTGCTTTGACACTTGGGGCTGGCTGGTGCATCGGCGGCATCCTGCTGATGCACGACACACAGAACAGACGACGAGTGGGCGCCTTATGCCTGGTGATCGGAAATGTGGCCGCTCTTGCGCTCGTCTTCCACTCGCCGCTCTGGTTGTGGGAACTGAACGAAAGCTGGCCCGTCAGGCCCGTGGCCGAGATCACAGCAAGCGCAGACGGATCTCCGATCCGCCTCAAGGGCTTCAACGAACGCCCAAGTCTGAACTGGTATGCCGAACAACGCATTCGGCGCGAGCAATCAGACAACGGCAAGGCCCTCCGACTCAGTGATCAACCGCAACCCGACTGCCAACTCCTCGCCGAAACAGGCGACTGGACCTTGTCTGACTGCGATAAAATGACCAAGAAGGGTGAATAA